The region TGATCAGACGTAACGCAACGGTCTGACCGATATAATCTGCCATTTGCTGAAGCTGGAAGAATGGACGGTCCCAGCCTGGAGACGACACTTCAAGTGCATATTCGCCTGAAATCGGATCATGTACGTCCAGCATTGCGCCCACCTGTTGAGTAACGCGTACGCAGTCCTGTACACCAATTCCGCGACCCTGCTCCACTTCACCGTCTTCATTGATGACCGGCTCAGCAGTTTCATCGACTGGCTTGTCGATATAAATACGTAATAGAGAACGTTTACCCTGAGGAACAAATTCGATTCCCCAAAGATCTACATCACAGGCTTCAACTGCAGGGGCAATCAAGTCCTGAAGTGCTTGAGTTTTATTTGATAGCTTCATTTACTCTCGTCATCTGGTGCGATTTTATGATCTATTTGACCACTACAAACCAATACAAACTATAGTAGTAGTGAAACATGGAGATATGACCAAATTTTGTCGACACTACACGATAGCCAATAAAAAAGGGCGTAAATCGCCCCAATTAATGCACAATTTCAGATTTTTTCAAATCCCACTGTGCAAAAAGGCCCACCATAGTTGTGAGCCTCTTTTAAGAAACTTGGTAGCGGGAGCTGGATTTGAACCAACGACCTTCGGGTTATGAGCCCGACGAGCTACCAGACTGCTCCATCCCGCATCAACGTGCAAAAATTATATACAAAAGACGATAAGTTTTCAATCAAAACTATCTCTATCGATATGTTGGTCTTTTGTCGCTTCAAAATTGGGAGCGTTCACTGGACTTTGCTCCAACGATCTTCGAGATTTTATAAAGCGTTGAGCCCGACGAGCTGGCAACTAATTAAAATAACGAATCTACACTTTCCAAAAGTGGTAGCGGGAGCTGGATTTGAACCAACGACCTTCGGGTTATGAGCCCGACGAGCTACCAGACTGCTCCATCCCGCATCAGCGTACAAAAAACTTTCAGCTCAGAGAACTGCCTTTAAAGTTTGCATCTTTAAAGGATTGGTAGCGGGAGCTGGATTTGAACCAACGACCTTCGGGTTATGAGCCCGACGAGCTACCAGACTGCTCCATCCCGCAACAACATGCAAATAACTCTTCTCAACTTAAAACGGGTTTCAAGTTGCCTCTTTAAAGTTTGCGTCTTTATAAAAGGATTGATTGGTAGCGGGAGCTGGATTTGAACCAACGACCTTCGGGTTATGAGCCCGACGAGCTACCAGACTGCTCCATCCCGCAACAACAGAAGTTTTTTAGCTGCATACACCAACTTATGTTCTGGATTATAAGTTGGTGCGGAAGGGGGGACTTGAACCCCCACGCCCGAAAGCACTACCACCTCAAGGTAGCGTGTCTACCAATTCCACCACCACCGCAGCTGCACGCATTCTATTCGCATCATGCACAAAAAGAAAGCCTTTGGCGAAATTATTCACCAGTTTTTGGTGCAGTTGGTGAAGTTTCAGTCGATTGAGCGGGTGCAGTCTGAGTCGCTGGAACGCTATTCAGCGTGTAAGCATCTGTGGTTTGCTTTTTGGCAAATACCGCTAAAGTCAAGCTGGTAATAAAGAACAATGCCGTAAATACTGCAGTCAAACGGGTCAGGAAATTCCCTGAACCTGAAGCACCAAATACAGTTGCCGCACCGCCACCACCGAAAGAAGCACCAGCATCTGCACCTTTACCATGCTGAACTAAAATCAAGACAATCATCAAAATCGCTAAGATAATATGTACTACCAGCACAAAAGTTTGCATGCTGAACTCCTAATTATTGTGTATTTGCAAATGCCTGAGCAATTTTATGGAATGACTCGGCATTGAGTGATGCACCACCCACCAGTGCCCCATTGATATCAGGGCAGGCTGCTAACTCTACTGCATTTTCAGGTTTTACACTACCACCGTACAAAATTGCCGTGGTTTCACCATAGCCAGTAATCTGTTTTAGACCTTGACGAATCTGGGCATGCATGGCCTGTGCATCTTCCGGAGAAGCAGTCTTACCAGTACCAATCGCCCAGATCGGTTCATAGGCAATCACAATATTCTTCCATTGCGCTGCTTCAACTACAGTCGCGATATCACAGATCTGCTGCAACACCACAGCTTCCGCCTGTCCTGCTTCACGCTGTTCCAGACTTTCACCTACACAATAGATCACAGTCAAACCTGCATTTAAAGCATTTTTGATTTTAGCATTGAGAATCTCCCGTGACTCATCGAAGATTTCACGACGCTCAGAATGTCCTACCAGAACATAACCAATGCCACTGTCTGCCAACAGTTCTGCACTCACTTCACCCGTATAAGCGCCCATGCCTGCAATACGAGATACATCCTGAGCGACGGTATAAACCGGACGAACGGCAGCAGCCATTTCAGCCTGAACCTGAGTCAGTGCAATTGCTATAGGTGCTATACCTAAATGACACTTTTCTGCTGAAATCGGTGTAGATTCAAGTAAATCTTTCACCCCACGAAGCAATGTCTGCGCATCTGTCTGCAGCGGGTTCATCTTCCAGTTACCCACTACCCATGGGGTAATCGTCGACAACGACATAAACAACCTATTCTGAATACCTATCTTTAATTGGGCACATTCTACACGGAATTAGAAAAATTGAAGAAGAGTTTTCTTGCGGCATTTTCAGTGCCAGGTCTGTTCAAACTGCTCATTTTTTGTTATCACTTAAGATTATGGGGAGAACTTCTTACGATTAATTCAGTATTTTGAATATTAATGGGAAGAAGGCAGCATTTTACGCTATGGTAATTTTACGCAAGCAACGTATAATCTTGATAAAGCAATTAAAACAATTTTGATTCACGGGCATATTAGAGCATGACAGCAATTCAAGGATCTCCAAGATTTACGGGGTTTATTCGTCGACTTGTCGATGAAGGGGTGATATCTGCAGAAGATATGCAGGGGGCTTTAAGCAGTGCCAAAAAAGATAAAATCGATATTGTTCCTTATCTGATTGAACATCATCGTCTTTCTCCAACCAAAATTGCAGAAACTATTTCTCTTGAATTCGGTGAACCACTATTTGATATCAGTGCCTATGATCCCGCCCTGATCGTACGCGAAGATTTTGATGAAAAGATCATTACCAAACACCGCGTGCTGCCGATCTTTAAAAATACTAGTATTCTGTTTATCGCGACCAGCAACCCAACCAATATAGAAGCGATTGATGCAGTCCGTTTTGCGACCAAACTGAATATTGAAACCATTATTGTTGAACACAATAAGCTTGAAAAACTGATCGAGCAGAATTTTACTGAAGAAAGCACTTTTGCCTTTGATGATGATTTTGATCTAGATGTTGATATTGAAGGCCCAAATACCAATCAAGATACTGAAGAAGAAAATAAAGGTGATGAAGCACCAATTGTTAAATATATTAATAAGTTACTGATCGACGCAATTCGTATGGGTGCATCGGATTTACATTTTGAACCCTATGAAAAAATGTACCGGGTGCGTTACCGTGTCGATGGAGTCTTGCGTCAAATCGCCACGCCGCCTTTACAGCTCGCAACACGTTTGGCTTCACGTCTTAAGGTTATGTCACAAATGGATATTTCCGAGAAGCGTATACCTCAAGACGGTCGTATCAAGTTAAAGCTCTCTAAAAGCAAGGCCATTGATTTCCGTGTCAACTCCCTACCCACCCTGTTTGGGGAAAAACTGGTGTTGCGTATTCTAGATCCATCGAGTGCCATGCTGGGGATTGATGCACTCGGTTATGAACCTGATCAAAAAGCCTTGTTTATGGAAGCATTAGACAAGCCACAGGGCATGCTCTTGATCACCGGCCCGACAGGCTCTGGTAAAACCGTATCCCTATATACCGGTTTAAATATTTTGAACCGTGAAGACACCAATATTTCAACTGCCGAGGATCCAGTCGAAATTAACCTGCAAGGGATTAACCAGGTTAACGTCAATAATAAAGTGGGTTTAACCTTCTCTGCTGCTTTGAAGTCATTCCTGCGTCAGGACCCCGACATTGTCATGGTCGGTGAGATTCGTGACCTGGAAACTGCTGAGATTGCAATCAAGGCAGCACAAACAGGTCATATGGTGATGTCAACGCTACACACCAACAGTGCACCTGAGACTCTAACCCGTTTACGTAATATGGGTGTGCCATCATTCAACATTGCCACCTCGGTTAATTTGGTGATTGCTCAGCGTTTGGCCCGCCGCCTCTGTCCTCATTGCAAAAAGCCGGCAGATATTCCACGTCAGAGCTTACTCGAAATGGGCTTTAACGATGATGATTTACAAAATCCGGAATTTCAGATTTTTGAACCTGTCGGATGTAATGAATGTCGTGAAGGGTATAAAGGTCGGGTCGGCATTTATGAAGTCATGAAAGTGACACCGGAGATTTCACGTATTATTATGGAGGATGGCAATGCAATTGAGATTGCCGAAGCTTCCGCACGCGCAGGTTTTAACAATTTACGCCGATCAGGGTTATTAAAGGTAATGCAGGGGGTGACTTCTCTTCAGGAAGTCAATCGTGTTACCAGCGAATGATCAGGTGCTGATATAAAATAAGGATAAACTCATGGCTTCAGTGAAAAAAGGTCAAATGATGCCGACCTTCGCCTATGAAGGGGTAGACCGTAAAGGTGTAAAAATTAAAGGGGAACTGCCTGCACGTAACCTCGCCTTGGCCAAGGTCACGTTGCGTAAGCAGGGTATCACCATCAAGAGTATTCGCGAGAAAAAGAAGAATATCCTTGAAGGCTTGATGAAGAAAAAAGTGACTACGCTAGATATCACCATTTTTACCCGTCAGCTCGCCACCATGATGAAAGCCGGCGTACCACTCGTACAAGGCTTTGAAATTGTGGCAGAAGGTCTTGAAAACCCTTCTATGCGCGAAGTGGTACTCGGGATTAAAGGCGAAGTCGAAGGTGGTAATACTTTTGCGGGTGCACTGCGTAAGTATCCGCAATACTTTGATAAACTGTTCTGTTCTTTAGTTGAATCTGGTGAGCAATCTGGTGCTTTAGAGACCATGCTGGATCGTGTGGCAATTTATAAAGAAAAAAGTGAACTTTTAAAGCAGAAAATTAAAAAAGCCATGAAATATCCAGCAACGGTCATTGTTGTTGCAGTCGTGGTAACCATTATTTTGATGGTTAAGGTGGTTCCGGTCTTCCAGGATCTATTCTCATCATTTGGTGCGGATTTGCCAGCATTTACAAAGATGGTCGTCAATATGTCTGAATGGATGCAGAAATACTGGTTCCTGCTGATCATCGGAATTGGGGTCGTCATTACTGCTTTCCTTGAAGCAAAAAAACGCAGTAAAAAATTCCGTGATTTCCTTGATAAAGCTGCATTAAAGGCACCTATCTTTGGTGATCTGGTTTATAAAGCGATTATTGCTCGTTATAGTCGTACTCTGGCAACGACTTTTGCTGCTGGTGTTCCATTAATTGATGCACTGGAATCAACTGCAGGCGCTACAAATAATGTAGTTTATGAAGATGCGGTAATGAAAATTCGTGAGGATGTTGCTACTGGCCAACAACTGCAATTCGCCATGCGTGTTACCAATAAGTTTCCTTCTATGGCCGTGCAAATGGTCTCGATTGGTGAAGAATCTGGTGCACTAGATGCCATGCTGGATAAAGTTGCGACCCATTATGAAAATGAAGTCGACAATGCCGTTGATGGTTTGACCTCCATGATGGAGCCATTGATTATGGCCGTTCTTGGTGTGCTTGTAGGTGGTCTTGTTATTGCAATGTACCTGCCGATTTTCCAGATGGGTTCCGTGGTTTAATGCAAGATCTTATTTTATATTTCACTCAAAACCCGACTGCGCTCTATATTGCAGTCGGGCTTTTTAGTCTCTGTATCGGTAGTTTCCTAAATGTCGTAATTTACCGCACCCCTAAAATGATGGAACAGGAATGGCGTAACGACTGCCAGCTGTTTTTACACCCTGATCAACCGATCATTGATGAAAGCAAGCTCACATTAAGTAAACCTGCATCGACCTGTCCAAAATGTCATACACCAATTCGCTGGTATCAGAATATCCCCGTGATCAGCTGGTTAGCCTTGCATGGTAAATGTGCGAACTGTCAAAACCCAATTAGTGCCCGTTATCCATTCATTGAAATGCTAACAGCATTTTGTGCATTGACCGTTTTGGCTGTATTTGGTCCTACATTACAAATGTTATTCGGTCTGGTGCTCACATATATCCTCATTGCCCTTACATTTATAGATTTTGATACCCAGCTGCTTCCAGATCGTTATACCCTTCCCCTTGCAGCTTTAGGTTTGGGTATAAATAGCTATGCAATTTATACCTCACCAACTTCAGCCATCTGGGGTTATATCATTGGTTTCCTGTGCCTATGGATCGTGTACTACCTGTTCAAAATAGTGACGGGTAAAGAAGGCATGGGCTATGGTGACTTTAAATTGCTGGCAGCCTTAGGTGCCTGGATGGGACCTCTTCTCTTACCACTCATTGTATTATTATCATCACTCGTCGGTGCAATTATTGGCATTATTCTGCTAAAAGTACGTAAGGAAAACCAGCCTTTTGCTTTTGGTCCTTATATTGCCATTGCTGGCTGGATCGCTTTCCTGTGGGGTGAGCAGATTATGAAAGTTTATTTAGGTCAATAATTTGAAATTTATACTAGGTCTGACCGGTGGTATTGGTAGCGGCAAGTCTGCTGCCAGTCAATGGTTTGAACAGCATGGCATTGTGGTTGTTGATGCTGATGTTGTGGCTCGCGAGATTGTCGAAGTCGGTCAGCCAGCACTGCTA is a window of Acinetobacter sp. ASP199 DNA encoding:
- the pilB gene encoding type IV-A pilus assembly ATPase PilB; amino-acid sequence: MTAIQGSPRFTGFIRRLVDEGVISAEDMQGALSSAKKDKIDIVPYLIEHHRLSPTKIAETISLEFGEPLFDISAYDPALIVREDFDEKIITKHRVLPIFKNTSILFIATSNPTNIEAIDAVRFATKLNIETIIVEHNKLEKLIEQNFTEESTFAFDDDFDLDVDIEGPNTNQDTEEENKGDEAPIVKYINKLLIDAIRMGASDLHFEPYEKMYRVRYRVDGVLRQIATPPLQLATRLASRLKVMSQMDISEKRIPQDGRIKLKLSKSKAIDFRVNSLPTLFGEKLVLRILDPSSAMLGIDALGYEPDQKALFMEALDKPQGMLLITGPTGSGKTVSLYTGLNILNREDTNISTAEDPVEINLQGINQVNVNNKVGLTFSAALKSFLRQDPDIVMVGEIRDLETAEIAIKAAQTGHMVMSTLHTNSAPETLTRLRNMGVPSFNIATSVNLVIAQRLARRLCPHCKKPADIPRQSLLEMGFNDDDLQNPEFQIFEPVGCNECREGYKGRVGIYEVMKVTPEISRIIMEDGNAIEIAEASARAGFNNLRRSGLLKVMQGVTSLQEVNRVTSE
- the rimP gene encoding ribosome maturation factor RimP, whose product is MKLSNKTQALQDLIAPAVEACDVDLWGIEFVPQGKRSLLRIYIDKPVDETAEPVINEDGEVEQGRGIGVQDCVRVTQQVGAMLDVHDPISGEYALEVSSPGWDRPFFQLQQMADYIGQTVALRLISAVDNRRKFQAKLVAVDLENEMIQVEVEKQQVLDIDSHNIDKANLIYQD
- a CDS encoding A24 family peptidase, coding for MQDLILYFTQNPTALYIAVGLFSLCIGSFLNVVIYRTPKMMEQEWRNDCQLFLHPDQPIIDESKLTLSKPASTCPKCHTPIRWYQNIPVISWLALHGKCANCQNPISARYPFIEMLTAFCALTVLAVFGPTLQMLFGLVLTYILIALTFIDFDTQLLPDRYTLPLAALGLGINSYAIYTSPTSAIWGYIIGFLCLWIVYYLFKIVTGKEGMGYGDFKLLAALGAWMGPLLLPLIVLLSSLVGAIIGIILLKVRKENQPFAFGPYIAIAGWIAFLWGEQIMKVYLGQ
- the secG gene encoding preprotein translocase subunit SecG; this translates as MQTFVLVVHIILAILMIVLILVQHGKGADAGASFGGGGAATVFGASGSGNFLTRLTAVFTALFFITSLTLAVFAKKQTTDAYTLNSVPATQTAPAQSTETSPTAPKTGE
- the tpiA gene encoding triose-phosphate isomerase codes for the protein MSLSTITPWVVGNWKMNPLQTDAQTLLRGVKDLLESTPISAEKCHLGIAPIAIALTQVQAEMAAAVRPVYTVAQDVSRIAGMGAYTGEVSAELLADSGIGYVLVGHSERREIFDESREILNAKIKNALNAGLTVIYCVGESLEQREAGQAEAVVLQQICDIATVVEAAQWKNIVIAYEPIWAIGTGKTASPEDAQAMHAQIRQGLKQITGYGETTAILYGGSVKPENAVELAACPDINGALVGGASLNAESFHKIAQAFANTQ
- a CDS encoding type II secretion system F family protein, translating into MASVKKGQMMPTFAYEGVDRKGVKIKGELPARNLALAKVTLRKQGITIKSIREKKKNILEGLMKKKVTTLDITIFTRQLATMMKAGVPLVQGFEIVAEGLENPSMREVVLGIKGEVEGGNTFAGALRKYPQYFDKLFCSLVESGEQSGALETMLDRVAIYKEKSELLKQKIKKAMKYPATVIVVAVVVTIILMVKVVPVFQDLFSSFGADLPAFTKMVVNMSEWMQKYWFLLIIGIGVVITAFLEAKKRSKKFRDFLDKAALKAPIFGDLVYKAIIARYSRTLATTFAAGVPLIDALESTAGATNNVVYEDAVMKIREDVATGQQLQFAMRVTNKFPSMAVQMVSIGEESGALDAMLDKVATHYENEVDNAVDGLTSMMEPLIMAVLGVLVGGLVIAMYLPIFQMGSVV